From the Micromonospora echinofusca genome, the window GTGCACCCGCGCGTCGCCGGTCAGCTCCGGGTGGAACGAGGTGGCCAGCAGGTTGCCCTGCCGTACCGCCACGATCCGGCCGGCGGCCGGGCCCTCGGTCACCGTGCCGAGCACCTGCACGCCGTCGCCGACCCGCTCGACCCACGGCGCCCGGATGAACACGGCGTGGAACGGCCCGCCCTCGACGCCGGTGATCCCCACGGGCGCCTCGAACGAGTCGACCTGCCGGCCGAACGCGTTGCGCCGCACGGTCATCTCGATGCCGGCGAACCCGCGCTGGTCGGGGCGGCCGTCGAGGACCTCGGTGGCCAGCATGATCATGCCGGCGCAGGAGCCGTAGACCGGCATGCCGTCGGCGACGCGCTTGTCGATCGGCTCGCGCAGCTCGAAGATGTCGGCGAGCTTGCTGATCGTGGTGGACTCGCCGCCGGGGATCACCAGCCCGTCCACCTCGTCCAACTCCCGCGCGCGGCGCACCGGTCGGGCGTCCGCGCCGGCCGCCGCGAGCGCGGCGACGTGCTCGCGTACGTCGCCCTGGAGGGCGAGTACGCCGATGACGGGTGCGTCGCTCATGTCACCGTTCCTTCCGTCGTCGACCTGCGCATAGCTCCGCGGCGGTGGCCCCTCCGCCGCCCGGGGCGCGCGGACGGGGCCGTTGCTCACCAGGCGCGCTCGGCCAGCCGGTGCGGCTGCGGGATGTCGTCGACGTTGATGCCGACCATCGCCTCGCCGAGGCCCCGGGAGACCTTCGCCAGGACGTCGGGGTCGTCGTGGAACGTGGTGGCCTTCACGATCGCGGCGGCGCGCTGCGCGGGGTTGCCCGACTTGAAGATGCCGGAGCCCACGAAGACGCCCTCGGCGCCGAGCTGCATCATCATCGCGGCGTCGGCCGGGGTAGCGATCCCACCGGCGGTGAACAGCACCACCGGCAGCTTGCCGGCCTCGGCGACCTCCTTGACCAGCTCGTACGGGGCCTGCAGCTCCTTGGCCGCCACGTACAGCTCGTCGGTCGGCAGCGACTGCAGCCGGCGGATCTCCTGGCGGATCTTGCGCATGTGGGTGGTGGCGTTGGAGACGTCACCGGTGCCGGCCTCGCCCTTGGAGCGGATCATGGCCGCGCCCTCGGTGATCCGGCGCAGGGCCTCGCCGAGGTTGGTCGCCCCGCAGACGAAGGGGACGGTGAACGCCCACTTGTCGATGTGGTTGGCGTAGTCGGCCGGGGTCAGCACCTCGGACTCGTCGACGTAGTCCACGCCGAGCGACTGGAGGATCTGGGCCTCGACGAAGTGGCCGATGCGGGCCTTGGCCATGACCGGGATGGAGACGGCGTTGATGATGCCGTCGATCATGTCGGGGTCGCTCATCCGGGACACCCCGCCCTGGGCGCGGATGTCGGCGGGCACCCGCTCGAGCGCCATCACCGCGACGGCACCGGCGTCCTCGGCGATCTTGGCCTGCTCGGCGTTGACCACGTCCATGATCACGCCGCCCTTGAGCATCTCGGCCATGCCGCGCTTGACGCGGGCGGTGCCGGTGACGGGGCTGGCGCTAGCGTTCTGGGCAGTGGTTTCGGGCACGGGTCATCGCTCCTCGAACATGCTCGGGGGGTGGCTGCGGAAATGCTACGACGGTCCCAACACCGATCCGACAGCCAATCAGGCCCACGGTGGCCTGCACTGTGGCAGCCGTCACCGCCCCGCGTGCGCCCCGTCCGGTGATCAGGACGCCATCGACCTGAACGGGGCCGGATGACGTCCCTGGGGTCCTGATCACGCTGCGCCCGGCCTGCGGCGCCTGCGTCAGTTGGCGGGGACGTCGGCCGGGACGGCGAGCGTGGGGTCGTCGATGTCGAAGTAGCGCGGCCAGGGGCGGCGGCGCCCCATCCGCAACAGGCGCACCAGTGGGCGGCCACGCGCCGAGCGGGCGTCGCGTACCAGGTCGGTGTGCACCTGGCGGGCCAGGGCCAGCCGCCGGCTCGCGCCGATCACCGCCTCACAGTCCGGGTCCCCCGGGTCCAGGTCCACCGCCCGCAGCTGGCGGGTGAGGTCGTTCTCCGCCGCCTCCCGCTCGTCGGGCTCGGCGTCCAGGGCGATGCGCGCCGCCGCGTACAGCTCGACGCCGTAGCGGCGCTCGGCCAGGACGGCGGCGGCCGCCGCCCGGCGCAGCAGATGGGCCTCCAGGGCGCGGGCCGCCAGCTCGGCCCGCGCGTGCAGCCGGGCGACCCGGCCGGCGGTCCAGACGAGGTACGCCACGACCAGCCCGACGACCAGAGCCGCGAGCACCCACCAGAAGCGCGACATCGTCAGTCCAGCCCCACCCATTCGGTGTCCATGACCCGCCCGTCGGTGGCCTCGATCGCCGCCGCGTACACCTCCAGCACCCGCCGGGCGACCACGGGCCAGTCGAAGGTGGCCACCACCTGGTCGCCGCAGGCGGTCAGCGCGGTCCGGGCGTCGGGGTCGTCGAGCAGGTCGGCCAGGGCGGTACGCAGCGCCGCCGCGTCCCCGGTCGGGAACAGCCGGCCGGCCCGGCCGCCGTCGAGCACCCGGCGGAACGCGTCGAGGTCGCTGGCCACGACGGTCGTGCCCGCCGCGAGCGCCTCGGTGAGGATCATGCCGAAGGACTCGCCGCCGGTGTTCGGCGCCACGTAGAGGTGCACGCTGCGCAACATCCGCGCCTTGTCCTCCTCGGAGACCAGCCCGAGGAACGTCACCCGGTCACGCAGGTCGGCCGGAAACCGCCCGAACAGGTCGTCGGCGTCGCCGGGGCCGGCCACCAGCAGCCGCAGGCCGGGACGCTGCCGGGCCAACTCCACGAAGGCGTCGCGCAGGATCGGGAAGCCCTTGCGGGCCTCGGTGAACCGGCCGAGAAACCCGATCGCCCCGTCGTGGCCCGGCCGGCACTGCCCCGGCCAGCCCGGCAGCGGCTGCGCGTGACTGAACTTCGCCACGGCCACCCCGTTGGGGATCTCCACCGCGCCGCCGTCCATGTGCTCGACCTGCACCTTGCGCGCCAGCGCGCTGACCGCGATCCGGGCGGTGATCCGCTCCAGCACGATCTGGAGCACGCCCTGCGCGGCGGCCAACGCCCGCGACCGGGTCATCGCGGTGTGGAAGGTGGCCACCACCGGGCCACGGGCGGATAGCACGGCCAGCAGCGACAGGCTCAGGGTCAGCGGCTCGTGCACGTGCAGCACGTCGAACTCGCCCCGGATGATCCACCGTCGCACCCGGGCGGTGGAGACCGGGCCGAAGGCGATCCGGGCCACCGAGCCGTTGTACGGCAGGGGCACGGCCCGCCCCGCCGGCACCACGTACGGCGGCAGCGGGGAGTCCTCGTCGGCCGGGGCGAGCACGCTCACCTCGTGCCCGAGCCCGATCAGCGCCTCGGCGAGGTCCATGACGTGGTTCTGCACCCCACCGGGCACGTCGAAGGAGTACGGGCACACGATGCCGATGCGCACGCCTCAACGCCTCCCTTACGCCTGTCCGGCGGCCGGGGAGGGCAGGGTCGGGCCGCCACCCCTGCCGTGCTGGTCCAGCCACATCCGCTGCAACATGTGCCAGTCTTCCGGATGCCGGGCGATGCCCGCCGCCAGACCGTCGGCGATCCGCTGGGTCAGCGACCGGACCCGCTGGTCGAGCGGCCCCTCCTCCGGGCCGGGCAGCGGCAGCGGGCCCTCGATCGACGCGCACGCCGCGTCCGCTTCATACCACATCGAGGCGACGTAGAGGGGCGCCTGCGTACGCAGCGCGAGCAGGGCCGGGCCCGGAGGCATCCGGGTGCGGTGGCCGAAGAACTCGACCTCCACGCCCCGCGCGGAGAGGTCGCGGTCGGCCAGCAGGGGCACCACCGTGCCGGCCCGGACCCGGTCGACCAGCACGTCGAACGCGTTGCGCTCCCCGCCGTGGGTGGGCAGGATCTCCATGCCCAGGCTCCGGCGGAAGGCGAGGAACCGCTGGTAGACGCCCTCGGGCTTGAGCCGCTCGGCGACGGTGGTGATCGGCCAGCCGGTCGCCGCGACCCAGGCGCCGGCGGCGTCCCAGTTGCCGGCGTGCGGCAGCGCCACCACCGCGCCCCGGCCGGCCGCCACGTCGGCGGCGAGCTTCTCCTCGCCGTCGAGCCGGAAGCCGGCCAGGATCTCCGCCCGGCTGAGCGCGGGCAGCCGGAACGCCTCCAGCCAGTACCGGGCGTACGAGCGCAGGCCACGGCGCACCAGCTCGTCGAGCTCGGCCTCCGGCAGGTCGGGGCCGACCACCCGGCGCAGGTTCGCGCGCAGTCGGGCCGTACCGCCGCCGCCGCGACGGTGGGCGCGGTCGGCACCCGCCCGGAACGCCGCCGCCGCGACGGACCGGGGCAGCGCGCGGATGACGCGCCACCCGGCGAAGTAGCCGAGCTCGGTGAGGTTCACCGGCGCCGGCCCCCCGGCCACGGCCGACCGGCGCGTGTCGCGCTCACCCCTGTCCGCCCGGGGTGTGCACCCGCTGGGCCTGGCGGTAGACGTGCGCCATCCGCTGGCCGACGGTGAAGATCGACACGGCGGCGAGCAGCCAC encodes:
- a CDS encoding glycosyltransferase family 4 protein — its product is MRIGIVCPYSFDVPGGVQNHVMDLAEALIGLGHEVSVLAPADEDSPLPPYVVPAGRAVPLPYNGSVARIAFGPVSTARVRRWIIRGEFDVLHVHEPLTLSLSLLAVLSARGPVVATFHTAMTRSRALAAAQGVLQIVLERITARIAVSALARKVQVEHMDGGAVEIPNGVAVAKFSHAQPLPGWPGQCRPGHDGAIGFLGRFTEARKGFPILRDAFVELARQRPGLRLLVAGPGDADDLFGRFPADLRDRVTFLGLVSEEDKARMLRSVHLYVAPNTGGESFGMILTEALAAGTTVVASDLDAFRRVLDGGRAGRLFPTGDAAALRTALADLLDDPDARTALTACGDQVVATFDWPVVARRVLEVYAAAIEATDGRVMDTEWVGLD
- the pdxS gene encoding pyridoxal 5'-phosphate synthase lyase subunit PdxS, with translation MPETTAQNASASPVTGTARVKRGMAEMLKGGVIMDVVNAEQAKIAEDAGAVAVMALERVPADIRAQGGVSRMSDPDMIDGIINAVSIPVMAKARIGHFVEAQILQSLGVDYVDESEVLTPADYANHIDKWAFTVPFVCGATNLGEALRRITEGAAMIRSKGEAGTGDVSNATTHMRKIRQEIRRLQSLPTDELYVAAKELQAPYELVKEVAEAGKLPVVLFTAGGIATPADAAMMMQLGAEGVFVGSGIFKSGNPAQRAAAIVKATTFHDDPDVLAKVSRGLGEAMVGINVDDIPQPHRLAERAW
- the pdxT gene encoding pyridoxal 5'-phosphate synthase glutaminase subunit PdxT — translated: MSDAPVIGVLALQGDVREHVAALAAAGADARPVRRARELDEVDGLVIPGGESTTISKLADIFELREPIDKRVADGMPVYGSCAGMIMLATEVLDGRPDQRGFAGIEMTVRRNAFGRQVDSFEAPVGITGVEGGPFHAVFIRAPWVERVGDGVQVLGTVTEGPAAGRIVAVRQGNLLATSFHPELTGDARVHAYFVELVRAAR
- a CDS encoding phosphatidylinositol mannoside acyltransferase, giving the protein MNLTELGYFAGWRVIRALPRSVAAAAFRAGADRAHRRGGGGTARLRANLRRVVGPDLPEAELDELVRRGLRSYARYWLEAFRLPALSRAEILAGFRLDGEEKLAADVAAGRGAVVALPHAGNWDAAGAWVAATGWPITTVAERLKPEGVYQRFLAFRRSLGMEILPTHGGERNAFDVLVDRVRAGTVVPLLADRDLSARGVEVEFFGHRTRMPPGPALLALRTQAPLYVASMWYEADAACASIEGPLPLPGPEEGPLDQRVRSLTQRIADGLAAGIARHPEDWHMLQRMWLDQHGRGGGPTLPSPAAGQA